The proteins below are encoded in one region of Caldalkalibacillus thermarum:
- the eutS gene encoding ethanolamine utilization microcompartment protein EutS yields the protein MAEEKKRFIQEFVPGKQVTLSHLIANPDPDMFAKLGLAEEGAIGILTLTPSETVIIAGDLATKKANVSVGFLDRFTGSLVLVGSVAEVETALQQINEFLGQQLGYTPAPITKS from the coding sequence ATGGCAGAAGAAAAGAAAAGGTTTATACAAGAATTTGTTCCCGGAAAACAGGTGACTTTAAGCCATTTGATTGCCAATCCCGATCCGGATATGTTTGCAAAATTGGGGTTGGCTGAAGAGGGGGCCATTGGTATTTTGACCTTGACGCCAAGTGAAACGGTGATCATCGCCGGAGATTTGGCCACCAAAAAAGCCAATGTTTCGGTCGGCTTTCTGGACCGGTTCACAGGTAGTTTGGTCTTGGTGGGCAGCGTGGCCGAAGTAGAGACCGCTTTGCAGCAGATTAATGAATTTTTAGGCCAGCAGTTAGGTTATACACCCGCCCCAATCACCAAATCATAA
- a CDS encoding ANTAR domain-containing response regulator produces the protein MATRILIVEDQAIVRMDLKEILEEAGFEVVGEASDGEQGIELAHRLKPDLVIMDIKMPRLNGLKASQIITRSINLPILILTAYSQREFVEKAKQSHVLGYLIKPISEKTLIPAVEIALAQVNRMRKVAQEVDETKQQLENRKLIERAKGLLMEHKQISESKAYALLRQTSMKKRISMVRLAKHILSKYGEKSIT, from the coding sequence ATGGCAACGAGAATTTTAATCGTGGAAGACCAGGCGATTGTACGCATGGACTTAAAAGAGATACTGGAAGAGGCGGGATTTGAAGTTGTAGGAGAGGCGAGTGATGGTGAACAGGGGATTGAACTGGCTCACCGCTTAAAGCCTGATTTGGTCATTATGGATATTAAAATGCCTCGCTTAAATGGATTAAAAGCGAGCCAAATCATTACCCGTTCCATCAACTTGCCTATTCTGATCTTAACGGCTTATAGCCAAAGGGAATTTGTTGAAAAAGCCAAACAAAGTCATGTTTTGGGTTATCTGATAAAGCCCATTTCAGAGAAGACGCTGATTCCTGCTGTTGAAATTGCTCTGGCCCAAGTGAACCGGATGAGAAAGGTTGCCCAAGAGGTTGATGAAACAAAGCAGCAGCTGGAGAACCGCAAGCTGATTGAAAGGGCAAAGGGGCTGCTCATGGAACACAAACAGATCTCTGAGAGCAAGGCTTATGCCTTATTAAGGCAAACCAGCATGAAAAAGCGGATTTCGATGGTACGTCTGGCTAAGCATATCCTGAGCAAATATGGTGAAAAGTCCATCACATGA